A single window of Zea mays cultivar B73 chromosome 10, Zm-B73-REFERENCE-NAM-5.0, whole genome shotgun sequence DNA harbors:
- the LOC103641140 gene encoding DNA-binding protein EMBP-1, whose product MKCCNTGIDVIIYAIQDNIVRPNLNIGMDLWTDSPVKAETSGQGEINAATHSHHGSTLSMMDERELKRERRKQSNRESARRSRLRKQQECEELAQKVTDLTVVNGMLRSELDELKKACEDMEAVTSMVIKTALVAMGSGRLTQGSS is encoded by the exons ATGAAATGTTGTAACACAGGGATTGATGTCATAATTTATGCCATACAAGACAACATTGTCAGGCCGAACTTGAACATTGGGATGGACCTTTGGACTGATTCTCCAGTTAAAGCAGAGACCTCTGGACAGGGTGAAATAAATGCTGCGACGCATTCCCATCATGGCAGCACTTTGTCGATGATG GATGAGCGAGAACtgaaaagggagagaagaaagcaATCTAACAGAGAGTCAGCGAGGAGATCAAGGCTACGCAAGCAG CAAGAATGTGAGGAACTAGCGCAGAAGGTAACTGACCTGACCGTCGTCAACGGCATGCTCAGATCAGAACTCGACGAGCTTAAGAAGGCCTGTGAAGACATGGAAGCAGTGACCAGCATGGTAATAAAAACAGCACTGGTAGCAATGGGTAGTGGCAGATTGACACAAGGAAGTTCCTGA